In Citrus sinensis cultivar Valencia sweet orange chromosome 3, DVS_A1.0, whole genome shotgun sequence, the sequence GACCGGCTCctccatcatcaccatcattattGAAACGAGTGCCCCGCCTTGTATTATTAGAAGGTTCTGCACAAACATTATCCCCCTCTGTCTCAttatgaaaatcatcattgtccCGAAAATCATTGTTGTGATACGGAGAATATTGTTGCTCCAACGACGTTGTTATTGGAAATACCGTTGCTCCAACATCCTGTAACGTAACGCCATTATCATCAATGTTGTCATAATTGTCGTGGATTGGAGAGTAATATTGCTGCAGCGATATTGTCCTTGGCAACACCTCTTCATCATTATCGGGGCCAGACATATTTGCTCTAAACGAAGTTTCTGTATCGACATGTGGCTCAATACCTTCGCTCGGAACTCGAGGTGATGTGGTCACGAATATAGGAATGCATCCAAAATTAGCTACGTCAGATGCCATATGCAACACAACcctcaccatttcatcatcacatatatccatgggcattgcacatatacgatataatgtgttactagacctcaaagttgtcttcattgtGATACTATAGTCATTacgatttatttttaacacctCATATACTCTTGTCAATAACTGATCAAACAGGTAATTTTTTCCAACCAAAAAAGCTCGATTTTTACCATTCACGTACTCCATACAACCATTCTCTAATGTCTCCCACCAACCATCGTAACACAATTCAAGTAcaactgaatccattaagcctgaaattaaaaaaaaatattttatttcagtcctaattaaaataatacaattttaataaatctcCAAGAGTGGGTGCGACAGGCAACCTGTCGCCCgaagcttggtgcgacagggtGCCTGTCGCCAGATTCAGATTCACCCGACTCAGTTCAGtaagttcagaaaataattcataccAGTAAGTGACGTcgatttgtgttgaatttggATAGATTATGATCGGATATCACTTTTACAGTTGTCTTTTGCGGTCGCCGTTGGCTTATGATTCAAGAATGAAAAGCTGCTTTTGGTTTGGCGAGATGGGAGAAACAATGTTGGTTTTGTTctgtaaagaagggtaatttgggaagaaaggcttgtgtttggctaatgttgatagaaaaaagttgagagggttaattacgaaaataataaaatattaatggttatttttataaatttccctTTTAATTTCTGGATCCGCCACTGGTACCTTCATTGTCGAGCCCACCAAAAACGTTATACGCTTCATGGGGGTGGGTGGTGGGGAACGTTTGTAGTAAAGTGTGTGGGAGAGTAGTTGAGCCATTTGTGGGGAGATCCtttgtttcttgttttgaTTCTGATACATCTGAATGCCGAGAGAGgttacattaaataataataacaataattgaaaggcatcaaagaaaatagaaatcgagaaatattacaaaaaaaaaaaaaccttaaataGGAATTAAGACAACATGTTCTCCCCCGACGAGagacaaattaatatttcctGCCTTCCATAGGTAAAGAAAGGATGTCCTTAAGGAGGATTAATTCagattttgtattatttatcCGTAAATAGCAAAACACTTTCTACATCCAAGTTCGTGCTGATGATAAACGCCATGACATTGATACATGGACTGATGAGTACTACCGTTGAGGGGAAAGACACAAAGTTCAAATTTGTTATACTTGTTATACTAATGCTAAGTGATTTCGTTCCAATTGATATCACTTATTGGATGTGGGGAggttgaataaataatttcacaaattatgaaattttaccATCTAATAGATATTAATGACATATCATTTAGGATATCGACAGGAAAGCGAATAATTATTaatgcaaaatatttttatggtgCATGTTTGTCACCATACCAATATACACATTCTTATATATACAAACTGATATAACAAATTATCTAGTTTCAacatttctcatttgatttatagtctttattttcttcaaattgtGAGGCATGTACATTAATGAGAATACTGctgattttgatttcaatttttgtagttcaagaaaataacttattttaatttttgtttctcatTCCGATTCTAACCCCATCCGATACCCACTACGTAAAATGTACTATTAgagtattaataataaaatgtactATTATTAGAAGAGTCGCTACTAACTCGTAAACCCCTGAATTAATTGCAAAGACTATTTCTGTTACTTTTTGTGTTGTAGTCTTATCAAAGTagggaaattaaattatgaatgtgtgaatatatatatagcattGCTTTTTGTGACTCACAAATGACGTTATGTTGATCATAAGTACATCTTATGATAATAAGACTATACTATACGTTTCTAGATTCGAGAATGTTTGCTTTACAATTTGGTTGCTACTTGTGAATGatattctaataaaattatcagaaCTAAgttctaataaaattatcagaaCAAATTATCATTCACATCAGTAGCAGCTTCATTGCTAGTCTACTAATGTTCTTCATGGGGAATCAAACCTTGAATTATCATTCACATCAGTAGCAGCTTCATTGCATGTCAGTGTCGTTGCTAGCCAATTACAATTCACatatgttatatatattttctcgTATGTTCCTCAGCATTGTCAGTACGACCCACACCAGTAGGAAGTAGTGGTCTTCCTGTACCTACATCGACAACACAATAAGTCATGAAATGCTGACCCATTTTAGCTTAGCTCCTAATGCAATTCAGTTGCCTACTCAAATcaatctttttcaaaattcagtTGCCGGCTTCTCCTTCCACATTCGAGCTCTCTCTTCATCCTAACGTTGATAACAGCTTAGCATTTTATCACCAGCCATTTCTTTTGCAGTCATGCCAACAATGGTCTCCGGCTTGACCTGCCCAAGATGGACATTTCTTCGGAAATCTGGGTTCTTAGGATCCTTGAGGTTACCCAAGACAGCTTTATACTTGATCTTATATGGCCCATCATATCGGTCCCATTTCTCAAACATTGCAGACTCCAATGCTATTGCAACTCGAACTGAGTCACACGCATTCACTTCATCTCGAATTTCTTCATCAGCCTCACCAGAAACCTTGGACAAAGCGTCACAAACTTTTTCCCTTACAACCTCCCGAAAACAATCATTGCATCTAATCATAGACCTGCTCAACTTTTGAAGAATGATGCCGGAAGCTTGTCCTCTTCtgtaatcaaattttcaacattATCCGATGAATTGGTTTTCTCTGTCACAACACTTTCTGGTCTTACCACATTCGAGGAGAGGGATGTAGCATTCTGATCAACTTTCTGAACCTTAACAATTCCAACTCCAGAAATCTCCTGACACTCCTCAGAGGTCCTCTTATCAACCTTCTCTATTTTAGCAGGCTCAATGTCGCCAGGGATTGTATAGCTTCCTTTTCTCTCATCTCTCATTTGCTCAAGGGACATATTTCTCCACGACACAATCAGATCAGATGCAAAATCCTGGATTTTCTTCCTAGAAGATGCCTTACAAGCTCAAATGACGTACATAGCAATAAATCAATTCCACGAAATAccaaagtaattaaaatgcATTCGGTCTatgaaaattgataatttttgtgaagctgctcaaaataaaacaccGAACTATAAAACATAATTCCACATGCATTTAGGGCTCGTTTGGGAATGCTTTTGAGaagtttaaaagtgattttgaaaatttaaaatctaattttggtgtttggtagaaaaaaatcaaagtcaCTCttgtcaaaatcaattcctcctacaactgattttgaaaaacagaaaaagagtagcttttaaattttgattttgaaaatcaattttatcatttaatacaattccataaatattcttaaaattattacttaaatccaaaattatcctgattcaaattataaacaaaattaatattttaataaatttatattgatgaatatcaatttattggttgaattattattaaatttgtttcattatattatagatttaattatcaattgttttaagattaaaaaataaaaaataaaatcaatatattataaaatttatttttagtaaaaattattataatacacaattaaaaatattatatatatatatatatgtttttatatgtataaataaattttattctacattatgtacattttagtcatttattttctctcaactgttcaatagtaaaatttattaaacgtACATAActgtttttaaaactcacaatacttgtgaaaataaaatttaccaaacacttaactAATTCTCTTTACAacagattatttttataacacaactaacagtaattattttaaaagctacaaCATTGTGAAACTAAGCCTTAGTAGATTGACCATACTGCTTTTTGTTAATGTGAAGGAGAGTCCTTTAGAAGAAAGAGaacggaaaaaaaaatgagtcaTGAAAGACAAAAGCAAATTGTCAGATGAGAAGTAATTAATCTTTTTGCAACTCTCTACAAATGACACTGACCTGGATTCTGCAAAAGCGCAGGCATCTCACAGGTTTGGGGCATTAGAAAAGGGAATAATGTATACTCATTCGTTATGGAATTTATATGTAAATTACGATGTATATATCATAGTAATatccaataaaataatctGCTCATGTTAGATAGTTTATTGACAATGCTATTAGATGaggaaattctttttcagtgaAAATCATgatcataaaagtaaaaatatgcTAGTCGCGAATTGTGAAGATAGCTCATTATGGAGAAAGAAGCAATGGAAAGCAGAGGAAGGAAAAGCTTAAGCTGAAACATGATACAGAGTATAGTAGCAGTACAGATGCCAGCTCAGCGTAGTTAGTTTCAGTTCGTTAGAAGTACAAAATGTATTGTGATGAGTGTTAGCTAATTACTTCTTTGATTAGTTACATTGATTATGATTAAGTAGATGTAAGTATAAATACTCACAACTTGTAATACTCTGTTGTTAAGAAATAACAAATTCAGTTCACGATTAATCCAGAATTCTTTACTTAATATTTTCTCTAGAAACAAACAACTCCTTTCATAATTCTTTCACGAATGAAACGGAATGAGTAGTTAATGtcaaactcttttttttttttttttcccacttaTTAAAGCAGGAGGAACAAAAGATTCTTCGACAACAAAACTGTCGAACCTGTGAAAAAAATCAtaagcatattaaaaaaaaatcaatgctGAATACAGATAACTTGTGAAGTACATAAATATGTAGAGAGTGAGGAATGACACCTGCGTTGAAACAAGAAGCGGACAGGTGATATCGGACTTGTTGAGCTGATCCAATGCATCAATGCACCATGCGGTCCACGCTTTCTCTGCCTCCATTAATGCCGCTTCTGCCCCTCTCTTTGCTTCTTCACACAACTGTATCACCTTTTTCTCCATTGCTTTTTCCTCCACCTCTTCTTTCTTAAGCGGTTGAAAGGACAACAAAATGGTAACAAGCAAAtctaataatgaattatttcTTGCCAAGAAAAACACATGAACTTAAACCTATAATTGTTTTGATGAATGTTATTCATAAACATAAATGTTTTCCCTTATTTAGTTATCTTAAAGTCTATAGCCTTCATTCATTGCGGCAATTCAAGTCCAGAATTTATATACGGCGATACACCCATCCCGAATAAAcaaatagataaaattaacctaaaaattgaaaattaaaaatggaaaagaaaggGGTAATAGAATGCACTCACAATTCTATTGAACGGCGCCGGCGACTACTGATGACGGCTTTGCCGAGCTGTGGTAGTCCAGAAGTCTTTTTACAGTGAAACTCCCAAGCAAAAGGATTTCTTTTTGAGTAATTTGCAATTTTTAATGAGAAGGTAAAGTACTCTTTACCATGAGCCAACAGCCGCCTAAGGCTTAGTTTAGTAATgctgtattttttaatgtaattgattattattagttatactgagaaaataattaattttaaagaaaatcaattaaaagtttctattatgaattttaagaaacagtcatatttatttgttaaattttattattgaattgtTGTAAGAATGCAAgtatcaaaaataaataaagtttattcacacatttatagatacatccgtaatatttttttttttgtgtatctataataattttttttattgattattttgttatcttaatatagttgataataataataataatctctttaaatattaaattaattctcaaagtcaaattttaaaaaactattcctcccatacttttcaaaatctattataagATGAGATGATTTTatcaaaagtaaattttttttaaaaatttattaaatatcaaagttaatttataactttttaaaattattttttgtactttaaaCAAAAGCTTGAACGGGCACTcagattttctttctcaattctaaggaaaatatttaaagtaaaatctctttgaaatcaaaatttatagttaaaaTCCCAATCACCTCTTCCCTGGTGTATGACATTCTTATCTGTTACTTTCTTCTGGGCTTAGAGGCCCAGCCCTGTCACTTTCGGGAGTACTTTTTAGCTGAGGTTCAGGGTTAACGAGGCGGTCATTGCCTTGTGGCATAAATAATAAGACTTCGGGTATCTTCTTGATTCCTGAACCCGaactaaaaagaattttgaagaCAGTCTCTCGTTGCCTTCAAAGCCAAGGATAGAGGTCAGATCAGTCACCTTATCCAGGTccttactttattttattttaatgttttcttGTATCATTAGCTGAGTTTGTATGGTGTATATACTAAAGCAACCGTGATTTGTATTATAAGGACTGAtgtttatttgatttcttccctttcatttactaaataattaatttgcttatcTAATTTGCCGGTTTTGAATGACTTCTCTCAGGCAGTACCTCcatttacaaaaacaaaagaaaaagaaaggggaGATCCGTGGGTGATCGCATCGGCGAACTCCCGGATGGTattcttgtaaatattttgtcTCGCTTGACCATGAAATAAGCAGTAAAGACCAGCATACTATCAAGTAGGTGGAGATACTTGTGGGGAGGTTTCAGTGGTTGTTTGACCTTTAACGATCCCTTCACCACGGCTGACTTAGTGTGGctcatttgaatttgaaaagtgAGCCACTAGCGTAAGTTTGTCAATTGGACCAATCGATTATTGAGTTCGCTTTGAAGGTCAATGTACGCAAGAATTAAGGATTTGCTTTGATGTGTTCTCTAACCACGATATTGATAACTGGATCAAATTTGCATTGGAAAGGAGAGTCTGAAGGCTTGAGTTGGATTCCTCAAGAACTGCATATAATCTTCGGTTTGTTGGTGTTGAGAGGTGAAGCTCAAATATGGACTTGGGAATGTGTATGACATGTCACTTACTTGTCCGAAAGCGTAACGACATGTCGAGCATTGAAGTTCAGAGAAGCTGATTGATATAAATGCTATGTCGGCTGGATGCGTTAGTCACGCACATGATTCATCACGTGTTTACTAATGCAAACGGCAGCCACATCTGCGTTTTGAGTAGCAGATTATTTGAGCATCTGACAAGTGTCCCTGAGCAATTTCAAGAAGCGGTTAAATCTGTTAAATCACGCGGGAGGCAGCTGGGGGTTATTTGGCTGGGAAACCCAGAAGCGTGAGCTGGTTACTTGGGGTCCTTCTAGATGATTCTGAGGGGAGTATAAAAGGTCCTATGATCTGTTACTGGAGGGGATCAATTCAGTTACGTGTACTCTTCATCTTTGTATCTTGTAATCTCTGAAATCAGTGAATTTCacagtggatgtaggctagAAAATGGCCGAACCACTATAAGTCTTGGTGCAGTGTGTGATCTGTTTCTTTCTGGTTTGGCTTTTAATCTGTGATCGATTTCAGTTACCAAGCCGAAATTCTTCTCGAAACTCAGTCTAGTATTAACCCAGTTATAGGTCAAGATTTCTTAGAGTGGATCTTGGGGGTTCCAAATTGATCTTAGTGGTTAACTTGGTTCCAACAGTTGGCCAATACACATTCCCATCacatcttgatttttattccaGCTTCAGTTACGGCCCTAAGTTTGACAACCGTGGGCATAACAGGAGAGGTTCTTTACCTGTTCTTGAAGCGTTAAGTGTTGCAGAGTCAAGCAGTCTTACGAGTCTTAAAGTTTCTCGTCCATCACTCTCAAGTTGAAacacttgaaattaaattctgtTGGACAACTTGAAGGATCTTGAACTTCATGCCCCGAATCTCTTATCTTTTGAATATTCAGGGCCAGAGGTACCTGTTGACGTATCCTTTTGGGGCTGTTTTAGTGGATGCATTGCGAAGAACCTATGCCAGCATTCTATTTTTCTCGTGCAGCTACAGCACTCTTAAATTGGACATGTGTCATCTGTTGGTAATTAGttagtttgttttatttttcacttttgtcGATTCGTTATTGCTGTTGCTTTTGTTAATTTcgtcttaaaatattttgttgacaTTGATGCATAATAAATTTGCACCTAACTTTATTCAGGTCTGTGACAGTGAATATAGAGCAGGCCGCCTACCTCTACAATATATCCTGAAATGTGCAATCTCAAGCATTTCGAAAATGGAAATTATTGGAACACCAAACGTTAATGACCTCCTTTtttgtattgttttattgaaaGCATCTTCTtcattgtataaatttataaatagaggTGGAAACTGATaccatttattaatttatgatatatatGGTTGTGTTTTCCAGTTAGTATCACAACATGACTATGAGAGCTATGAATGGATCAAGACCATCAAGGATCAGCCATATTTAAGCTTCGTGGTATTAAGAAATGTTAGGGTGGTGGGGTTGCTGGGATTCGTAGGACATGCAGCCAATGTTGAGCTTgtaatgtatttaattttcagcGCTAAGCTGTTGGAGAAGCATGGCGTGTGGGAACTCCAAGGGAATTGATCTGCAGGGAAACTGCGGAGTATCAATCCACTAGAGCCTAAAAGGCGTGCTTTTGAGTTGGCAGCTGGATTTCCTTTATGCGAATTTGTCATtccataaattattataaattatttatttgtttttattgtaactTGTGGGGTTGAGGATAAGAATTCATTGGTGAGTTAACATTTTGTTGAGCACCAAAATAAtggtcaaatttattttacttttacttaAAACGGGgttctcttttttattatttaatttaatgttgaAAACGAAATTAAGATTATCTATGtgacatatatttatttttaaatatttattatatatttatttttaaaattagaaatatagaaaattaaagaaaatcaaatcagatcgtaataaattattttttaattagtatttgcttttttttttttaggttaaatcgatttatatcttttttttatatttatagtttaatacttttcttgaaaacttttcaaatctggtaaataattgattaatataattttaaaattttattagtaaaaaatattgaaatttagcACAAAAATAATCCCCCTTAGTATTTCATACcaaaccaaataataaaatttaacttctcTCTCCCCTCTCTTCCTTTCTTCTTCCCTCCGATCTTTTCTACCCTTCACTTCTCTTCTTATTTCTCCGAACCGAACACCACCTAAGGATTTAGCATAAAACTCAATATTTTAGACTTTTATGACTTCCACCTCTTTTCCTACGCTTAAtcgggttttttttttttttttttaacttgggctaacttaaaataatatttcaatatatGATTATTGAGATCaatgagaatttttatttatatatatgaattttcaTATAGGATGatatgaatattattaattttataaatattttattaaaaaaattgtattgagGACTAACATGAACATTACCTTTTAACTAAAAACATgtacaaaatttctaaaaaatgaTCGGACCTCAAAGAAATTTTCCAAACTAGCCTGAGCTATGGTCGCCCTCGCATTGCGGCGTAGCTTCGCCTAATACTTTGCTTGCAGCCAAACTCTTTTTCAAGAAACGCAAccattttttgtattttagaaACCATGGTCGGATCCATTGATCTGCTGGATTTCATTAAACGATTAAATTGCTTATTCCCTTTATGTTCATAAAGAATATTCGCTGTGTTCTTGTAAATTTGTTTATCTATTACGTTgattcttttaatatatttttcacgtgtgtttaaaattcttgacaatAAGAATATGCCAATCTGGTTGCGCCAAGGCAAGTGTTCCTTTgcgttttatttatttacacatttcaaatatataaacaTACAACTTTGTAGACCGTTACTTGTCCGAAGCCATAATGATTAGTGACaaacaaggaaaaaataatattcgTCTATTTGGGAGGTCCACAATATGTCTTGATGGGGAGCAAGTCTCCTAATATTAACAATGTCAgatacattaattttattcaagaaTAGGGATGTACACACTCAAAGTATTCAAGGTTATTTTTGAGATTACAAGAAATCTAATGAAAGAAGAAGCTCATAAAATGGCACAGTAATTGCTGCCAAATTCACCCTCG encodes:
- the LOC102625720 gene encoding uncharacterized protein LOC102625720; the protein is MEKKVIQLCEEAKRGAEAALMEAEKAWTAWCIDALDQLNKSDITCPLLVSTQASSRKKIQDFASDLIVSWRNMSLEQMRDERKGSYTIPGDIEPAKIEKVDKRTSEECQEISGVGIVKVQKVDQNATSLSSNVVRPESVVTEKTNSSDNVENLITEEDKLPASFFKS